Proteins found in one Methanomicrobiales archaeon genomic segment:
- a CDS encoding DNA adenine methylase, with product MAERTGPGPEARPFLKWAGGKTQILQEISARLPPELREGKIAQYVEPFVGGGAVFFYLNRRFSFERCCICDANEELVLLYRVVKRSVDRLVQELQSLEAEYLSKSRTRREAYYYEVRSEFNQKRSRTNFRKYQADWIERAARIVFLNRTCYNGLFRVNRNGEFNVPFGRYENPEILNADNLRNAAALLKTTRIILGDFTRCKRFVDNSTFVYLDPPYRPLSGTASFTNYSRHGFTDGDQMRLAEFFRELDTIGAKIMLSNSDPKNEDPGDSFFDDLYSGYCIERVPAKRMINCNGRGRGEINELIITNYRTQGM from the coding sequence ATGGCGGAACGGACGGGACCCGGACCCGAGGCGAGACCCTTCCTGAAATGGGCGGGCGGCAAGACGCAGATACTGCAGGAGATCTCGGCACGTCTCCCCCCCGAACTGAGGGAAGGGAAAATTGCACAATACGTCGAACCGTTCGTCGGCGGGGGAGCGGTATTCTTCTATCTTAACCGGAGGTTTTCTTTCGAGCGCTGCTGCATCTGCGATGCCAACGAGGAGCTGGTGCTGCTCTACCGCGTCGTGAAGAGATCCGTGGACAGACTCGTCCAGGAACTGCAGTCCCTCGAGGCGGAGTATCTGTCGAAGAGCCGCACCCGGCGGGAGGCTTACTACTATGAAGTGCGGAGCGAGTTCAACCAGAAGAGATCCCGAACGAACTTCCGGAAGTACCAGGCGGACTGGATCGAACGAGCCGCCCGGATCGTCTTTCTCAACCGCACCTGCTACAACGGTCTCTTCCGCGTGAACAGGAACGGCGAGTTCAACGTCCCGTTCGGGCGATACGAAAACCCGGAGATCCTCAATGCAGATAACCTCAGGAATGCGGCGGCACTCCTGAAGACGACTCGCATCATCCTGGGAGATTTCACACGATGCAAACGATTCGTCGATAACAGTACGTTCGTCTATCTGGATCCCCCCTACCGCCCGCTGAGCGGGACAGCGTCGTTTACTAATTATTCCAGGCATGGCTTCACCGACGGGGATCAGATGAGGCTGGCGGAATTTTTCCGGGAACTGGACACTATCGGCGCGAAGATCATGCTCAGCAACTCGGATCCGAAGAACGAGGATCCCGGCGATTCGTTCTTTGACGATCTCTACTCCGGTTATTGTATCGAGCGGGTGCCCGCAAAGCGGATGATCAACTGCAACGGCAGAGGCCGCGGCGAGATCAACGAACTGATCATTACGAACTATCGGACGCAGGGGATGTGA